The proteins below come from a single Melospiza georgiana isolate bMelGeo1 chromosome 4, bMelGeo1.pri, whole genome shotgun sequence genomic window:
- the PHF5A gene encoding PHD finger-like domain-containing protein 5A, producing the protein MAKHHPDLIFCRKQAGVAIGRLCEKCDGKCVICDSYVRPCTLVRICDECNYGSYQGRCVICGGPGVSDAYYCKECTIQEKDRDGCPKIVNLGSSKTDLFYERKKYGFKKR; encoded by the exons ATGGCCAAGCACCACCCGGACCTCATCTTCTGCCGCAAGCAGGCGGGCGTCG caatcGGAAGACTCTGTGAAAAAT GTGATGGCAAGTGTGTGATCTGTGACTCGTACGTGCGGCCCTGCACCCTGGTGCGCATCTGTGACGAGTGCAACTACGGCTCCTACCAGGGCCGCTGCGTCATCTGCGGGGGGCCCGGCGTGTCCGACGCCTACTACTGCAAGGAGTGCACCATCCAGGAGAAGGAT aGAGATGGTTGCCCTAAGATTGTCAACCTGGGCAGTTCCAAGACAGATCTTTTCTATGAAAGGAAAAAGTATGGCTTCAAGAAGAGGTGA
- the TOB2 gene encoding protein Tob2 yields MHLEIKVALNFIISYLYNKLPRRRADLFGEELERLLKKKYEGHWYPEKPLKGSGYRCVHIGETVDPVVELAAKRSGLAVEDVRANVPEELSVWIDPFEVSYQIGEKGSVKVLYLDDSEGCSATELDKEIKSSFNPDAQVFVPIGSQDNSLSNSPSPSFGQSPSPTFIPRSAQPITFTTATFAATKFGSTKMKKGGGAGGGGGGAGAVQQPRMVRSPTTNLLKHKGLSLSMHSLNFVGSAGSQAPQSQLSPNAKEFVYSGASPGASSLFFDGVASESQASSIPPASQFNASTGGTFDMAQVFGGSTNSLFLEKSPFVEGLSYNLNAMQYPSQSFQPVVLAN; encoded by the coding sequence ATGCATCTGGAGATCAAAGTTGCTCTTAACTTCATCATCTCATACCTGTACAACAAGCTTCCTCGGAGGCGGGCAGACCTGTTTGGTGAGGAGCTAGAGCGCCTGCTGAAGAAGAAATATGAGGGTCACTGGTACCCAGAGAAACCTCTGAAGGGATCTGGCTATCGCTGTGTTCACATAGGGGAGACAGTGGATCCGGTGGTGGAGCTGGCGGCCAAGCGGAGCGGGCTGGCTGTGGAGGATGTGCGTGCCAATGTGCCAGAAGAGCTGAGTGTCTGGATTGATCCTTTTGAGGTTTCCTACCAGATCGGTGAGAAGGGCTCTGTTAAGGTTCTCTACCTAGATGACAGTGagggctgcagtgccacagagcTGGACAAAGAAATCAAGAGCAGCTTCAACCCCGACGCCCAGGTATTTGTCCCTATCGGCAGCCAGGACAACTCGCTGTCCAACTCTCCGTCCCCCTCCTTTGGCCAGTCACCCAGCCCCACCTTCATCCCTCGCTCTGCACAGCCCATCACTTTCACCACTGCCACCTTTGCTGCCACCAAATTCGGCTCGACCAAGATGAAGAAGGGTGGAGGAGCCGGAGGAGGGGGCggtggagcaggggctgtgcagcagccGAGAATGGTCAGGTCTCCCACCACCAACCTGCTGAAGCACAAGGGCCTCTCCCTGTCCATGCACTCTCTGAACTTCGTCGGGAGCGCTGGGAGCCAAGCCCCgcagtcccagctctcccccAATGCCAAGGAGTTCGTTTACAGCGGCGCCTCGCCGGGAGCCAGCAGCCTCTTCTTCGATGGTGTTGCCAGTGagagccaggccagcagcaTCCCGCCAGCATCGCAGTTCAACGCCAGCACGGGTGGTACCTTCGATATGGCTCAGGTCTTCGGTGGCAGCACCAATAGCCTCTTTTTGGAGAAGTCTCCCTTCGTGGAAGGACTCAGCTACAACCTGAATGCCATGCAGTATCCTAGCCAGTCGTTCCAGCCCGTCGTCCTGGCCAACTGA